Proteins encoded in a region of the Brevefilum fermentans genome:
- a CDS encoding radical SAM protein, whose translation MSGIPLQPRIIYGPILSRRLGRSLGINLLPVNRKVCSFNCVYCQYGEGKVDDSGKNFNDFPSVSKVLDAVRHAMKKPRTIEFLTFSGNGDPTLHPDFVEIVQGVLSLRKELRPETKLGIFTNASRVHEPGINMTLQLFDLPMMKLDAGDEGTFKAINRPAHSIRFQELITGLKSLPNLMIQSLLFDGEISNVRGDSYEAWANLLAELNPKLIHIYSTVRPTACAGVEGVSLQRLNAIAQDLEKRYQLKVMTFD comes from the coding sequence ATGTCAGGGATACCTTTACAACCCAGGATTATCTATGGGCCGATCCTTTCTCGTCGTTTGGGTCGCTCTTTGGGTATAAACTTATTGCCAGTAAACCGAAAGGTATGCTCTTTTAATTGTGTTTATTGCCAGTATGGGGAGGGAAAGGTAGACGACTCCGGAAAGAACTTCAATGACTTCCCTTCAGTAAGCAAGGTTTTGGATGCTGTCAGACACGCTATGAAAAAACCGCGTACGATTGAGTTCTTGACGTTTTCAGGAAATGGTGACCCTACGCTCCACCCGGATTTTGTCGAGATTGTTCAGGGGGTTCTATCTTTGCGCAAAGAATTACGTCCGGAGACCAAACTTGGAATTTTCACCAATGCATCAAGGGTGCATGAGCCAGGTATCAATATGACTTTACAGTTGTTTGATTTACCGATGATGAAGCTTGATGCTGGAGACGAAGGTACATTCAAAGCGATCAATCGACCAGCACATTCTATTCGGTTTCAAGAGTTAATAACTGGTTTAAAATCATTGCCAAATTTAATGATCCAAAGTTTGTTGTTCGATGGTGAAATCTCAAATGTACGCGGCGATTCCTATGAAGCCTGGGCAAACCTTCTGGCTGAATTGAACCCAAAATTAATTCATATTTACTCAACAGTCAGACCGACGGCTTGTGCTGGTGTTGAAGGTGTGAGTTTGCAACGGCTGAACGCCATTGCGCAGGATCTCGAAAAACGCTATCAGCTCAAGGTCATGACATTTGATTGA